In a genomic window of Deinococcus aquiradiocola:
- the gnd gene encoding phosphogluconate dehydrogenase (NAD(+)-dependent, decarboxylating) — protein sequence MRIGMIGLGKMGGNMVTRLLQGGHEVVGYDLFPANVQAAQDRGALPAHTLDELVAQLPAPRAVWVMVPSGKATEDTVMALAAKLEAGDTIIDGGNSNYKDTQRRAATLEGMGLHFVDVGTSGGIWGLKEGYAMMIGGPEVAVSALRPVFETLAPTPTTGWDRMGPSGSGHYVKMVHNGIEYGMMQAYAEGFELLHAKKDFGLDLGNIAELWRHGSVVRSWLLDLTADAMKGDAEFNDLSDYVADSGEGRWTVLDSLELGVPTPVITLSVQMRLRSQQEVSYAGKMLSAMRRAFGGHAVKKLDEAATTTTVQEVKPHSDPEAGLSADAAPAVKGGDEARQLGETGQQPVKGD from the coding sequence ATGAGAATCGGCATGATCGGTCTGGGCAAGATGGGTGGCAACATGGTAACGCGTCTGCTTCAGGGCGGGCACGAGGTGGTCGGCTACGACCTCTTCCCCGCGAACGTCCAGGCGGCCCAGGACCGAGGCGCGCTGCCCGCGCACACCCTCGACGAACTCGTCGCGCAGCTGCCCGCGCCGCGCGCCGTGTGGGTCATGGTGCCCAGCGGCAAGGCCACCGAGGACACCGTGATGGCGCTCGCCGCGAAGCTCGAAGCGGGCGACACCATCATCGACGGCGGCAACAGCAACTACAAGGACACGCAGCGCCGCGCCGCGACCCTGGAAGGCATGGGGCTGCACTTCGTGGACGTCGGCACGTCCGGCGGCATCTGGGGCCTGAAGGAAGGCTACGCCATGATGATCGGCGGTCCCGAGGTGGCCGTGTCCGCGCTGCGCCCCGTTTTCGAGACGCTCGCCCCCACGCCCACCACCGGCTGGGACCGCATGGGGCCGAGCGGCTCCGGGCACTACGTCAAAATGGTCCACAACGGCATCGAGTACGGCATGATGCAGGCGTACGCCGAGGGCTTCGAGCTGCTGCACGCCAAGAAGGACTTCGGGCTGGACCTGGGGAACATCGCCGAACTGTGGCGGCACGGGTCCGTCGTCCGCAGCTGGCTGCTGGACCTGACGGCCGACGCCATGAAGGGCGACGCGGAATTCAACGACCTGTCCGACTACGTCGCCGACTCCGGCGAGGGCCGCTGGACGGTGCTCGACAGCCTGGAGCTGGGCGTGCCGACGCCCGTCATCACGCTCAGCGTGCAGATGCGCCTGCGCAGCCAGCAGGAAGTCAGTTACGCGGGCAAGATGCTGTCCGCGATGCGCCGCGCGTTCGGCGGGCACGCCGTCAAGAAGCTCGACGAGGCGGCCACCACCACCACCGTGCAGGAAGTCAAGCCGCACAGCGACCCGGAAGCGGGCCTGAGCGCGGACGCCGCGCCCGCCGTGAAGGGCGGCGACGAGGCCAGACAACTCGGTGAGACCGGGCAGCAGCCGGTCAAGGGAGACTGA
- a CDS encoding Nif3-like dinuclear metal center hexameric protein, translated as MTDPTPQDTPTPAKRGVPLTELTAWLDTYLRTADFKDWSNNGLQVEGNSVVTRVAASVDTSERSIEDAIASGANLMIVHHGLFWNKPLMVTGPHRRRLQAALDAGLSIYASHLPLDAHPEVGNNAMMAFALSLQNARPAFGIGQMGELPYELTLQDFAERVQKLTGEICLVHGGGGGTGVHRLGIVSGSGAEYITQAAELGLDTLLTGEPEHKHFHDAFELGINVVYAGHYETETFGVRALAARLEEQFGLPWQFLHLPTGL; from the coding sequence ATGACCGACCCGACCCCCCAGGACACCCCCACGCCCGCCAAGCGCGGCGTCCCGCTCACCGAACTGACCGCCTGGCTCGACACGTACCTGCGGACCGCCGACTTCAAGGACTGGAGCAACAACGGCCTGCAGGTCGAAGGCAACAGTGTCGTCACGCGCGTCGCGGCCAGCGTGGACACCAGCGAGCGCAGCATCGAGGACGCCATCGCCAGCGGCGCGAACCTGATGATCGTGCACCACGGCCTCTTCTGGAACAAGCCGCTCATGGTGACCGGACCGCACCGCCGCCGCCTGCAGGCCGCGCTGGACGCCGGGCTCAGCATCTACGCCTCGCACCTGCCGCTGGACGCCCACCCGGAGGTCGGGAACAACGCCATGATGGCGTTCGCCCTCAGCCTGCAGAACGCCCGGCCCGCCTTCGGGATCGGCCAGATGGGCGAACTGCCGTACGAGCTGACGCTGCAGGACTTCGCGGAACGCGTGCAGAAACTCACGGGCGAGATCTGCCTCGTGCACGGCGGGGGCGGCGGGACGGGCGTGCACCGGCTCGGCATCGTGAGCGGCAGCGGCGCGGAGTACATCACGCAGGCGGCCGAGCTGGGCCTCGACACCCTGCTGACCGGCGAGCCGGAACACAAGCACTTCCACGACGCCTTCGAGCTGGGCATCAACGTCGTGTACGCCGGGCATTACGAGACGGAGACCTTCGGGGTGCGCGCCCTCGCCGCGAGGCTGGAGGAGCAGTTCGGTCTGCCGTGGCAGTTCCTGCACCTGCCCACCGGCCTGTGA
- the queG gene encoding tRNA epoxyqueuosine(34) reductase QueG: MTSARDLLSALALELGFEVTGWTDAAPRTGEVDAYRAWLDGGRHGSLEYLPRQLPRRADLSSSLEGAGSVLVLGVSHAFAPQEVPPGGVRLGRVARYAWTPDYHAQLEPLLDVLRAEALTLGVRARGYVDHGPVLERALAGRAFPGWQGRSGMLLSTSLGAFTTLAVLLTDLSAPPPAPAHPDRCGRCTRCVTACPTDAIGPDRLVDARVCLSALTIEQRGPVPWALRPRLGEWLFGCDVCSEVCPWTVRAGPLAQLFVPDAELAHPDLTRFFGVSEREFQRQYGHTAFSRPRRKGMARNAAYVAGNHPDLTGRAVMDLAAQDPAWEVREAAAWAYGRHGLISGLEHLRHDPHEDVARAAVRALEEHG; encoded by the coding sequence ATGACGTCTGCCCGCGACCTCCTGTCGGCCCTGGCGCTGGAGCTGGGCTTCGAGGTGACCGGCTGGACGGACGCCGCCCCCCGCACCGGCGAGGTGGACGCGTACCGCGCGTGGCTGGACGGGGGGCGGCACGGGAGCCTGGAGTACCTGCCGCGCCAGCTGCCGCGCCGCGCGGACCTGTCCTCGTCGCTGGAGGGCGCGGGAAGCGTGCTGGTGCTGGGCGTGTCGCACGCCTTCGCGCCGCAGGAGGTGCCCCCGGGTGGGGTGCGGCTGGGGCGCGTGGCGCGGTACGCGTGGACGCCCGACTATCACGCGCAGCTGGAACCGCTGCTGGACGTGCTGCGCGCGGAGGCGCTGACGCTGGGCGTGCGGGCGCGCGGGTACGTGGATCACGGCCCGGTGCTGGAGCGGGCGCTGGCGGGCCGCGCGTTTCCCGGCTGGCAGGGCCGGTCGGGCATGCTGCTGTCCACGTCGCTGGGGGCGTTCACGACGCTGGCGGTCCTGCTGACGGACCTGAGCGCCCCGCCGCCCGCGCCCGCCCACCCGGACCGCTGCGGGCGCTGCACGCGCTGCGTCACGGCCTGCCCGACGGACGCCATCGGGCCGGACCGGCTGGTGGACGCGCGCGTGTGCCTCTCGGCGCTCACCATCGAGCAGCGCGGCCCCGTCCCGTGGGCGCTGCGGCCGCGTCTGGGCGAGTGGCTGTTCGGCTGCGACGTGTGCAGCGAGGTGTGCCCGTGGACGGTGCGGGCAGGCCCGCTCGCGCAGCTGTTCGTGCCGGACGCGGAGCTCGCGCACCCGGACCTCACGCGGTTCTTCGGGGTGTCGGAACGGGAGTTTCAGCGGCAGTACGGGCACACGGCGTTCTCACGGCCGCGCCGCAAGGGCATGGCGCGCAACGCCGCGTACGTGGCGGGCAACCACCCGGACCTGACGGGGCGGGCCGTCATGGACCTCGCCGCGCAGGATCCCGCGTGGGAGGTGCGCGAGGCGGCCGCGTGGGCGTACGGACGGCACGGGCTGATCTCCGGGCTGGAACACCTGCGGCACGACCCGCACGAGGACGTGGCGCGCGCCGCCGTCCGCGCACTGGAGGAACACGGTTAG
- the tmk gene encoding dTMP kinase — translation MSLFVTLEGPEGAGKSTQLRLLAARLEAAGVTPVLTREPGGTDIGTQLRALVLDTRSLMDPMTEFLIYSASRAQLVREVVRPTLASGGVVVCDRYVDSSYAYQGYGRGLDLRHLRAVSDAATGGLLPHLTVLLDLDPATGLTRAARVGTPDRIEAAGLVFHERVRAGFQALAQADPARFLTLDATRPEGEISDRIWAAVGPHLP, via the coding sequence GTGAGTCTCTTCGTCACGCTGGAAGGGCCGGAAGGAGCGGGCAAGAGCACGCAGCTGCGCCTGCTCGCCGCGCGGCTGGAGGCGGCGGGCGTCACGCCCGTCCTGACGCGCGAGCCGGGCGGGACCGACATCGGCACGCAGCTGCGCGCCCTGGTGCTCGACACGCGCAGCCTGATGGACCCCATGACGGAGTTCCTGATCTACAGCGCGAGTCGCGCGCAGCTCGTGCGTGAGGTCGTGCGCCCCACCCTGGCCTCGGGCGGCGTGGTCGTCTGCGACCGGTACGTGGACTCCTCGTACGCGTACCAGGGGTATGGGCGCGGCCTGGACCTGCGGCACCTGCGGGCCGTGAGCGACGCCGCGACCGGCGGACTGCTGCCGCACCTGACGGTCCTGCTGGACCTCGACCCCGCCACCGGCCTGACGCGCGCCGCGCGGGTCGGCACGCCGGACCGCATCGAGGCGGCAGGCCTCGTTTTCCATGAGCGCGTCCGTGCGGGCTTCCAGGCGCTCGCGCAGGCGGATCCCGCACGCTTCCTGACGCTGGACGCCACCCGGCCGGAAGGGGAGATCTCGGACCGCATCTGGGCCGCCGTGGGTCCTCACCTGCCGTAA
- a CDS encoding SRPBCC family protein gives MSEAISFRDTIVIRSRPDTLFRLALDPRRREKWDPSFAKAAFVGEEKLGNGAQVRFKLPARLLGLSFVARYGNYQAPTRGGWESVAPFGPVEKYAQAWSFKPIPGGTEVTLTTKASVRYRFVAKPVERVMRQMSGQALLELQRQVDRQGAQLMEDTAREYQQQQRDAQKAAKAARSRKR, from the coding sequence ATGTCAGAAGCCATTTCGTTTAGGGACACCATCGTGATTCGCAGTCGGCCGGATACGCTGTTCCGGCTGGCGCTCGACCCGCGTCGCCGGGAGAAGTGGGACCCGAGTTTCGCGAAGGCGGCGTTCGTGGGTGAGGAGAAGCTGGGGAACGGCGCGCAGGTGCGGTTCAAGCTGCCGGCGCGGCTGCTGGGCCTGAGTTTCGTGGCGCGGTACGGGAACTATCAGGCGCCGACGCGGGGCGGCTGGGAGAGCGTCGCGCCGTTCGGGCCGGTCGAGAAGTACGCTCAGGCGTGGTCCTTCAAGCCGATTCCGGGCGGGACGGAGGTGACGCTCACCACGAAGGCCAGCGTCCGGTACCGGTTCGTGGCGAAGCCGGTGGAGCGCGTGATGCGGCAGATGAGCGGGCAGGCGCTGCTGGAGTTGCAGCGGCAGGTGGACAGGCAGGGCGCGCAGCTGATGGAGGACACGGCGCGCGAGTACCAGCAGCAGCAGCGGGACGCGCAGAAGGCCGCGAAGGCCGCCAGGTCCAGGAAACGCTGA
- a CDS encoding glutaminyl-peptide cyclotransferase yields MTSRLPLPLQLPLLIVGAALATSAAPATSTSIPVYRPTVVTRTPHDPAAFTEGFELNGGVLFEGTGLEGQSDVRRTTPATGAVTLRRTPPVDGVFGEGITVLGGQLFELTWQDGLAFVYDAVTLKETGRFRYTGEGWGLTNDGSRLVMSDGSSTLTYRDPRTFAVTRTVKVMAAGMPVERLNELEFAGGFIWANIWLTNRIARIDPKTGRVTAWLDVSELSREAADDTVKAGRTPTFDDIPNGIAFNRARGTLLLTGKRWPTVYEVRVPGLTPAP; encoded by the coding sequence GTGACCTCCCGCCTGCCCCTGCCCCTCCAGCTGCCGCTGCTGATCGTCGGTGCGGCGCTCGCCACGAGTGCCGCTCCCGCCACGAGCACCTCCATTCCCGTGTACCGGCCGACCGTCGTGACGCGCACGCCGCACGACCCGGCCGCCTTCACGGAGGGCTTCGAGCTGAACGGCGGCGTGCTGTTCGAGGGGACCGGGCTGGAGGGGCAGTCGGACGTGCGCCGCACCACCCCGGCGACCGGAGCCGTCACGCTCAGGCGCACGCCGCCGGTGGACGGCGTGTTCGGGGAAGGCATCACGGTGCTGGGCGGGCAGCTGTTCGAGCTGACGTGGCAGGACGGTCTGGCGTTCGTGTACGACGCCGTGACGCTCAAGGAGACGGGCCGCTTCCGGTACACCGGCGAGGGCTGGGGCCTCACGAACGACGGGTCGCGCCTCGTCATGAGCGACGGGAGCAGCACCCTGACGTACCGCGACCCGCGCACCTTCGCGGTGACGCGCACCGTGAAGGTAATGGCGGCGGGCATGCCGGTCGAACGGCTGAACGAACTGGAGTTCGCGGGCGGCTTCATCTGGGCGAACATCTGGCTCACGAACCGCATCGCACGGATCGACCCGAAGACGGGGCGGGTGACGGCGTGGCTGGACGTGTCGGAACTGAGCCGCGAGGCGGCGGACGACACCGTGAAGGCGGGGCGCACGCCGACCTTCGACGACATCCCGAACGGCATCGCGTTCAACCGGGCGCGCGGCACGCTGCTGCTGACCGGGAAACGCTGGCCGACCGTGTACGAGGTGCGCGTGCCGGGCCTCACGCCCGCTCCCTGA
- the zwf gene encoding glucose-6-phosphate dehydrogenase, translated as MNPFRNGMRRSRAPEPATLVIFGATGDLSRRKLLPAVFGLWQDGLLGSAFNIVGVGRQEMTDEQFRDYALEALKTSKETDAIQPGSLEKFRDLLYYEYGDFATDEVYDRVGKQLDEAENAHGGRKNAVFYLSTPPSLFEPISNGLGRLGLQDESEGWRRIIIEKPFGTTLESARRLNDVIHAVWNESQVYRIDHYLGKETVQNLMAIRFGNAIFEPLWNRSYVDHIQITAAEDLGLEGRAGYYEEAGIIRDMLQNHLMQLFTLVAMEPPVAFDEGAIRDEKVKVLRAVKPIPASQVRYSAVRGQYGPGTLAGERVPGYREEPNVAPQSSTPTYVAIKLEVDNWRWQGVPFFIRTGKRLPKKVTEIAVVFKRPPLGLFPGGLERNVLAFRIQPDEGVSLKFSSKTPGQENQLREVTMDFRYDAFGAGLESPYSRLVLDAMLGDATLFPREDEVDHAWQLVTGMLEAWEGKPAEEFPNYAAGSWGPEAADELMGPDRRWRRL; from the coding sequence GTGAACCCCTTCCGGAACGGCATGCGCCGCAGCCGCGCGCCCGAACCGGCCACCCTGGTGATCTTCGGAGCGACGGGCGACCTGTCTCGCCGCAAGCTGCTGCCCGCCGTGTTCGGCCTGTGGCAGGACGGCCTGCTCGGCAGCGCCTTCAACATCGTGGGCGTGGGCCGTCAGGAGATGACGGACGAGCAGTTCCGCGACTACGCGCTGGAAGCCCTGAAGACCAGCAAGGAGACGGACGCCATCCAGCCGGGTTCCCTCGAGAAGTTCCGGGACCTGCTGTACTACGAGTACGGTGACTTCGCGACGGACGAAGTGTACGACCGGGTCGGCAAGCAGCTCGACGAGGCCGAGAACGCGCACGGCGGCCGCAAGAACGCCGTGTTCTACCTCAGCACGCCGCCCAGCCTCTTCGAACCGATCAGCAACGGCCTGGGACGCCTGGGCCTGCAGGACGAGTCTGAAGGCTGGCGCCGCATCATCATCGAGAAGCCCTTCGGGACCACGCTGGAGAGTGCGCGCCGCCTGAACGACGTGATTCACGCCGTCTGGAACGAGTCGCAGGTGTACCGCATCGACCATTACCTCGGCAAGGAGACGGTGCAGAACCTGATGGCGATCCGGTTCGGGAACGCGATCTTCGAGCCGCTCTGGAACCGCAGCTACGTGGACCACATCCAGATCACGGCCGCCGAGGATCTCGGACTGGAGGGCCGCGCCGGGTACTACGAGGAGGCGGGCATCATCCGCGACATGCTGCAGAACCACCTGATGCAGCTGTTCACGCTCGTGGCGATGGAGCCGCCCGTCGCCTTCGACGAGGGCGCCATCCGCGACGAGAAGGTCAAGGTGCTGCGCGCCGTGAAGCCCATCCCCGCGAGTCAGGTCCGGTACTCCGCCGTGCGCGGCCAGTACGGGCCGGGCACGCTGGCGGGCGAGCGCGTGCCCGGCTACCGCGAGGAGCCGAACGTCGCGCCGCAGTCCAGCACGCCCACCTACGTGGCGATCAAGCTGGAGGTCGACAACTGGCGCTGGCAGGGCGTGCCGTTCTTCATCCGGACCGGCAAGCGCCTCCCCAAGAAGGTCACGGAGATCGCCGTGGTCTTCAAGCGCCCCCCGCTCGGCCTGTTCCCGGGCGGCCTGGAGCGCAACGTGCTCGCGTTCCGCATCCAGCCGGACGAGGGCGTCAGCCTGAAGTTCAGCAGCAAGACGCCCGGGCAGGAGAACCAGCTGCGCGAGGTGACGATGGACTTCCGCTACGACGCGTTCGGCGCCGGACTGGAAAGCCCGTACTCGCGCCTGGTGCTGGACGCCATGCTGGGTGACGCGACGCTCTTCCCGCGCGAGGACGAGGTGGATCACGCGTGGCAGCTCGTGACGGGCATGCTCGAAGCGTGGGAAGGGAAGCCCGCCGAGGAATTCCCGAACTACGCGGCCGGCAGCTGGGGTCCCGAAGCGGCCGACGAGCTGATGGGCCCGGACCGCCGCTGGAGAAGGCTCTAA
- a CDS encoding glucose-6-phosphate dehydrogenase assembly protein OpcA gives MPEAIQLRPLGPVHTDVRHVQTALDTLWDEAQIETRAYTGNIIALTTSRHLRRVQDALSGLEGRYAGRQIVGVMDGNELIGVQVSLVPQQGLYVERVILNANPEQLQGAILPLMRPATINHVWWAADDAPGGALLRELKDIADQVIVDSLSLDVPPSTHYSLADLGWSRSAGWREALAQIFDSPDAAAQLRHIRQLKVAYAGDNDLAARLFGGWIAHTLGWKDLGRVEFVAGHCPRENGDLCHVELTGPDVRFSLETEGKEMCRIRAEFSGMDRQTEVVIPRMSLSEGLERVMSHPERAVVFEAAWKLAHASLDVK, from the coding sequence ATGCCAGAAGCCATCCAACTCCGGCCCCTGGGGCCGGTCCATACCGACGTGAGGCACGTCCAGACGGCGCTGGATACCCTCTGGGACGAAGCGCAGATCGAGACGCGCGCCTACACCGGCAACATCATCGCACTCACCACCAGCCGTCACCTGCGCCGCGTGCAGGACGCCCTGTCCGGCCTGGAGGGCCGTTACGCGGGCCGTCAGATCGTGGGCGTCATGGACGGCAACGAACTGATCGGCGTGCAGGTGAGCCTCGTGCCTCAGCAGGGCCTGTACGTGGAGCGCGTCATCCTGAACGCGAACCCCGAACAGCTGCAGGGCGCGATCCTGCCGCTCATGCGGCCCGCCACCATCAACCACGTGTGGTGGGCGGCCGACGACGCGCCGGGCGGCGCGCTGCTGCGCGAACTGAAGGACATCGCCGATCAGGTGATCGTGGACAGCCTGAGCCTCGACGTGCCGCCGTCCACGCACTACTCGCTGGCGGACCTCGGCTGGAGCCGCTCGGCCGGGTGGCGTGAGGCGCTCGCGCAGATCTTCGACAGCCCGGACGCGGCCGCGCAGCTTCGGCACATCCGGCAGCTGAAGGTCGCGTACGCCGGGGACAACGACCTCGCCGCGCGCCTGTTCGGCGGGTGGATCGCGCACACGCTCGGCTGGAAGGACCTGGGCCGCGTGGAGTTCGTGGCCGGGCACTGCCCGCGCGAGAACGGCGACCTGTGCCACGTGGAACTCACCGGGCCGGACGTGCGCTTCTCGCTGGAGACGGAAGGCAAGGAGATGTGCCGCATCCGCGCGGAGTTCAGCGGCATGGACCGGCAGACGGAGGTCGTCATTCCGCGCATGAGTCTCTCGGAGGGCCTGGAGCGCGTCATGAGTCACCCGGAGCGCGCCGTGGTGTTCGAGGCCGCTTGGAAGCTCGCGCACGCCAGCCTGGACGTGAAATGA
- the pgl gene encoding 6-phosphogluconolactonase, with the protein MKVLVSPTPADTARLAAEHLARAAAAAITERGAFSVALSGGSTPKLMYAALRDLNVDWSRVHVYFSDERSVGPDSADSNYRTAKDGLLAHVNVPEAQVHRMEGERDPHQAAADYAALLPDRLDLVLLGMGDDGHTASLFPDTDGLKAGGRVTANWVPKLDTWRLSFTFEEINAARERWLLVTGAGKAGVLREVQDGMGGVDGHPVAGVHDAVWYLDTAAAAQLSL; encoded by the coding sequence ATGAAGGTCCTCGTCTCCCCCACCCCGGCCGACACGGCCCGCCTCGCGGCCGAGCACCTCGCGCGCGCGGCGGCGGCCGCCATCACGGAGCGCGGCGCGTTCAGCGTGGCCCTGTCCGGCGGCAGCACCCCGAAGCTCATGTACGCGGCCCTGCGCGACCTGAACGTCGACTGGTCACGGGTGCACGTGTACTTCAGCGACGAGCGCAGCGTCGGGCCGGACAGCGCGGACAGCAACTACCGCACCGCGAAGGACGGCCTGCTCGCGCACGTGAACGTCCCCGAGGCGCAGGTGCACCGCATGGAGGGCGAACGCGACCCGCATCAGGCGGCCGCCGACTACGCCGCGCTGCTGCCGGACCGGCTGGACCTCGTGCTGCTCGGCATGGGCGACGACGGGCACACCGCGAGCCTCTTCCCGGACACGGACGGCCTGAAGGCGGGCGGGCGCGTCACGGCCAACTGGGTGCCGAAACTGGACACGTGGCGCCTGTCGTTCACCTTCGAGGAGATCAACGCCGCGCGCGAACGCTGGCTGCTCGTGACGGGCGCAGGCAAGGCGGGCGTGCTGCGCGAGGTGCAGGACGGCATGGGCGGCGTGGACGGGCACCCGGTCGCGGGCGTGCACGACGCCGTGTGGTACCTGGACACGGCGGCCGCCGCACAGCTCAGCCTCTGA
- the glyA gene encoding serine hydroxymethyltransferase, with product MTATDTRTAQPANAERDTAVFDLIAQEAERQRTGLELIASENFTSAAVREAVGSVLTNKYAEGYPGKRWYGGCEIVDQVEVLAIERAKQLFGAEWANVQPHSGSSANIAVYGALLTPGDTVLGLDLSHGGHLTHGSPVNFSGKGYTIVGYKVNADTELIDMDNVRALALEHRPQMIIAGASAYSRVIDFAAFRAIADEVGAILFADIAHIAGLVAAGLHPSPLPHAHVVASTTHKTLRGPRSGLLLSSDLDIAAKLDRAIFPGHQGGPLEHVIAGKAVAFGEALRPEFRVYSQQVIDNARAMAAEFQRLGYRVVSGGTDNHMFVLDIRPQGLNGTKATRLLDAAHITISKSTLPYDTEKILHGGGIRIGTPAVTTRGMVEADMLTIAGLIDRALKGEDVQAEVHAFAGGFPLP from the coding sequence ATGACTGCCACCGACACCCGCACCGCCCAGCCCGCGAACGCCGAGCGTGACACCGCCGTCTTCGACCTGATCGCGCAGGAAGCCGAACGTCAGCGCACCGGCCTGGAACTCATCGCGTCCGAGAACTTCACGTCCGCCGCCGTGCGCGAGGCGGTCGGCAGCGTCCTCACCAACAAGTACGCCGAAGGCTACCCCGGCAAACGCTGGTACGGCGGCTGCGAGATCGTCGACCAGGTCGAGGTCCTCGCCATCGAGCGCGCCAAGCAGCTGTTCGGCGCCGAGTGGGCCAACGTGCAGCCGCACTCCGGCAGCAGCGCCAACATCGCCGTGTACGGCGCGCTCCTCACGCCCGGCGACACCGTCCTCGGCCTGGACCTCTCGCACGGCGGGCACCTCACGCACGGCTCGCCCGTCAACTTCTCCGGCAAGGGCTACACCATCGTCGGCTACAAGGTGAACGCCGACACCGAACTGATCGACATGGACAACGTCCGCGCCCTCGCGCTCGAACACCGCCCGCAGATGATCATCGCCGGGGCCAGCGCATACAGCCGAGTCATCGACTTCGCCGCGTTCCGCGCCATCGCCGACGAGGTGGGCGCCATCCTCTTCGCGGACATCGCGCACATCGCGGGCCTCGTCGCGGCGGGCCTGCACCCCAGTCCCCTGCCGCACGCGCACGTCGTCGCCAGCACCACCCACAAGACCCTGCGCGGACCGCGCAGCGGCCTGCTGCTCTCCAGCGACCTCGACATCGCCGCGAAACTCGACCGCGCGATCTTCCCCGGCCACCAGGGCGGTCCGCTCGAACACGTCATCGCCGGCAAGGCCGTGGCGTTCGGCGAGGCACTCCGCCCGGAATTCAGGGTGTACAGCCAGCAGGTCATCGACAACGCGCGCGCCATGGCCGCAGAATTCCAGCGCCTCGGGTACCGCGTCGTGTCGGGCGGCACCGACAACCACATGTTCGTGCTCGACATCCGCCCGCAGGGCCTCAACGGCACCAAGGCCACCCGCCTGCTCGACGCGGCGCACATCACCATCAGCAAGAGCACCCTCCCGTACGACACCGAGAAGATCCTGCACGGCGGCGGCATCCGCATCGGGACGCCCGCCGTCACCACGCGCGGCATGGTGGAAGCCGACATGCTGACCATCGCGGGCCTCATCGACCGCGCCCTGAAAGGCGAGGACGTGCAGGCCGAAGTGCACGCCTTCGCGGGCGGCTTCCCGCTCCCCTGA
- a CDS encoding amino acid ABC transporter ATP-binding protein: MTQPVSSRLPSDTPDIIVASGVHKRYGSFEALKGVNLNVRAGEVVVIIGPSGSGKSTFIRTINRLEPHEQGTITVDGVELKDGQNLDLIRREVGMVFQSFNLFPHLTVLQNLMLAPTRVRKQPKAQAEARALELLRRVGIEEQAGKYPAQLSGGQQQRVAIARALAMDPKIMLFDEPTSALDPEMIKEVLDVMKTLAGSGMTMLVVTHEMGFAREVADRVVFFDQGNIVVDTTPEQFYTNPGHERAEQFLSKILGH, translated from the coding sequence ATGACCCAGCCCGTTTCGTCCCGACTGCCTTCCGACACTCCCGACATCATCGTGGCGAGCGGCGTCCACAAGCGGTACGGGAGCTTCGAGGCGCTGAAGGGCGTGAACCTGAACGTCCGCGCGGGCGAGGTCGTCGTGATCATCGGGCCGTCCGGCAGCGGCAAGAGCACCTTCATCCGCACCATCAACCGCCTCGAACCGCACGAGCAGGGCACCATCACCGTGGACGGCGTGGAACTCAAGGACGGGCAGAACCTCGACCTGATCCGCCGCGAGGTCGGCATGGTCTTCCAGAGCTTCAACCTCTTCCCGCACCTGACGGTCCTGCAGAACCTGATGCTGGCCCCCACCCGCGTCCGCAAGCAGCCGAAAGCGCAGGCGGAAGCGCGCGCCCTGGAACTGCTGCGCCGCGTCGGCATCGAGGAGCAGGCAGGCAAGTACCCCGCGCAGCTGTCCGGCGGGCAGCAGCAGCGCGTCGCCATCGCGCGCGCCCTCGCCATGGACCCCAAGATCATGCTGTTCGACGAGCCGACCAGCGCCCTCGATCCCGAAATGATCAAGGAGGTGCTGGACGTCATGAAGACCCTCGCGGGCAGCGGCATGACCATGCTCGTCGTGACGCACGAGATGGGCTTCGCGCGCGAGGTCGCCGACCGCGTCGTGTTCTTCGACCAGGGCAACATCGTGGTCGACACGACGCCCGAACAGTTCTACACCAACCCCGGCCACGAGCGCGCCGAGCAGTTCCTCAGCAAGATCCTCGGCCACTGA